From the candidate division WOR-3 bacterium genome, the window TGGGCCTATTTGAGAAAAAAGAAAATTAAAAGTGATTAAGAAAAATAGGAGTTTTTTATATAAACTTTTAAACATATTACCTCCTTTTTAGTTATTTTTGATAAAGTTTTCAATTTCACTTATAAGTTCCTCTTCAGCTTTTTCAATTTCAATACTTTTTTTAAACTTACCTTTAACATAAATTGCAGCTTTTTTTTCACCAATACCTGGAAGGGAAAGACCAATATCAGCAAATTTTGATTCACCTGGACCATTTACAACACAACCCATTACAGCAACTTTTAAATTTTTATACCTATCATCTACCTTTGATTTTTC encodes:
- a CDS encoding flavodoxin-dependent (E)-4-hydroxy-3-methylbut-2-enyl-diphosphate synthase: LGLRRFKAEITSCPGCGRTKSSYFREIAEKVSLYLEEKSKVDDRYKNLKVAVMGCVVNGPGESKFADIGLSLPGIGEKKAAIYVKGKFKKSIEIEKAEEELISEIENFIKNN